From one Geoalkalibacter sp. genomic stretch:
- the tssF gene encoding type VI secretion system baseplate subunit TssF has product MRDYYEAEMRLLRESAREFAKLYPEQAALLNIDELRNPDPYVERLLEGMAYLSAQVRRRLDDDVPELCEALLNQLWPHFLRPFPAATIVEFSPRPGQLRQSQVLARGALLMSPAVGPDRIICRFRTTSEVLLQPLHLKSVRTEETARGTTLLRLRFQLDAGLDAETLNLERIRLYLHADAALSLKLYELLAARVRGVEISFPECPEQPARNLGGQEMVSPCHLDADDLLVPGVGRSFLGYHLMHEYFCFREKYLFVELGQLDRVPWPRGCRSFDIQLTLQGRLEPDERLNCEHLRLHCAPAVNLYETAAEPIRLNHRRSEYRLLADAATTEGVEIYSLDQVIGVDAAGGARRAYQPLHSFRHKAGAGRFFQLSRRGRGEASAEHYLAVGGIEDFGGETLSCTLTACNGDLPRRHLREGSLNLATSEMPSFLRFANLLRPAARLQPPVRRDFRLTLLSHLSLSLGSLDSPEALRDLLRLYDWSGREQNWRRIAGISELRVSACNRIRKGGLLRGVEVRVGVREDHFLNTGDAYLFGELLHVFFSRFASINLFVETVLVLQPSAQELRWQPLFGDSSPF; this is encoded by the coding sequence ATGCGTGACTATTACGAGGCGGAGATGCGCCTGCTGCGCGAGTCGGCGCGGGAATTCGCGAAGCTTTACCCTGAGCAGGCGGCGCTGCTCAATATCGATGAATTGCGCAATCCCGATCCCTATGTGGAACGCCTGCTGGAGGGCATGGCCTATTTGAGCGCCCAGGTGCGCCGCCGTCTGGACGACGATGTGCCCGAGCTCTGCGAAGCCCTGCTCAATCAGCTCTGGCCCCATTTTCTGCGACCCTTTCCCGCCGCCACCATTGTCGAATTCAGCCCGCGGCCCGGGCAGCTGCGGCAATCCCAGGTGCTGGCTCGCGGTGCCCTGCTGATGAGTCCCGCCGTGGGGCCGGATCGGATTATTTGCCGTTTTCGCACCACCAGCGAGGTGCTCTTGCAGCCTCTGCACCTGAAAAGTGTGCGAACCGAAGAAACGGCGCGCGGCACCACCCTGCTGCGCCTGCGTTTCCAACTTGACGCCGGGCTTGACGCCGAAACCTTAAATTTAGAGCGCATCAGGCTCTACCTTCACGCCGATGCCGCCCTTTCCCTCAAACTTTACGAGTTGCTGGCGGCACGGGTGCGCGGCGTGGAAATCAGTTTTCCCGAGTGTCCCGAGCAGCCCGCGCGGAACCTGGGCGGGCAGGAGATGGTCAGTCCCTGCCATCTGGATGCCGATGATCTGCTGGTCCCGGGGGTGGGGCGCAGCTTTCTCGGCTACCACCTGATGCACGAATATTTCTGTTTTCGCGAAAAGTATCTGTTCGTCGAGTTGGGACAGCTTGACCGCGTGCCTTGGCCGCGGGGTTGCCGCAGTTTTGATATCCAATTGACCCTCCAGGGCCGGTTGGAGCCTGACGAGCGTTTGAACTGCGAGCATCTGCGCCTGCATTGCGCGCCGGCGGTCAATTTGTACGAGACCGCCGCCGAACCCATTCGCCTGAACCACCGGCGCAGCGAATATCGGTTGCTGGCCGATGCCGCCACGACGGAAGGGGTGGAGATCTACAGCCTGGATCAGGTGATCGGTGTGGATGCCGCCGGCGGCGCACGGCGGGCTTACCAGCCCTTGCACAGCTTTCGCCACAAAGCCGGCGCGGGCCGTTTCTTTCAATTGTCGCGGCGCGGCCGGGGTGAGGCAAGCGCCGAGCATTATCTGGCGGTGGGCGGTATTGAGGATTTCGGCGGCGAAACTCTCTCCTGCACCCTCACCGCCTGCAACGGCGATCTGCCCCGCCGCCATCTGCGGGAGGGCAGCTTGAATCTGGCGACCAGCGAGATGCCCTCTTTCTTGCGCTTTGCCAACCTGCTGCGTCCCGCCGCGCGCTTGCAGCCGCCCGTGCGGAGGGATTTTCGCCTGACCCTGCTCTCGCATCTGAGCTTGAGTCTGGGTTCCCTTGACTCGCCCGAAGCCCTGAGGGATCTGTTGCGGCTTTATGACTGGAGCGGCCGTGAGCAGAACTGGCGTCGCATTGCCGGTATCAGCGAATTGCGCGTGAGCGCGTGCAACCGGATCCGCAAGGGCGGGTTGCTGCGCGGCGTGGAGGTGCGCGTCGGGGTGCGCGAGGACCATTTCCTCAACACGGGGGATGCCTATCTGTTCGGCGAACTGCTCCATGTATTTTTCAGCCGTTTCGCCTCCATCAACCTGTTTGTGGAAACGGTGCTGGTTCTGCAACCTTCGGCCCAGGAGCTGCGATGGCAACCGCTGTTCGGCGACAGCTCTCCCTTCTGA
- the tssG gene encoding type VI secretion system baseplate subunit TssG yields MATAVRRQLSLLIRDLTANAARFDFFQAVRLLEAASSGAQGGIDRPRAAVHLRTAAEISFPAADLRRAYRGADGKLVLEAAFLGLYGVDAPVPAYFWESVARGEEEGQCLRAFLDLFGSRLYELLYLAWKKSRGHLFEDQGANLLEDYLLALSGKPRTARTDLALAYAGGFGCRAKGAAILAGMLREHLGVPVRVKEFVPCWVEVGPVSVLGRTGMILGEDVALGQRVLDVGRKINIELGLMSEARTLEFFPGRGGARELRDLIEGYLEPTLEYDVIFLVEPTHCMRRLGRDDIHLGWTSGLGESAKKPRRIRLAGRAYGRMMTDGQPTTARIA; encoded by the coding sequence ATGGCAACCGCTGTTCGGCGACAGCTCTCCCTTCTGATCCGTGACCTGACGGCCAATGCGGCGCGCTTCGATTTCTTTCAGGCGGTGCGCCTGCTCGAAGCGGCCTCTTCAGGTGCTCAGGGTGGGATTGATCGGCCACGGGCGGCGGTGCATCTGCGCACGGCGGCGGAGATCTCGTTCCCTGCTGCCGATCTTCGCCGTGCCTATCGCGGCGCGGACGGGAAGCTGGTGCTGGAAGCCGCTTTTCTCGGGCTTTACGGCGTCGATGCGCCGGTGCCGGCCTATTTCTGGGAAAGCGTGGCGCGCGGCGAGGAGGAGGGGCAATGCCTGCGGGCGTTTCTTGATCTGTTCGGCAGCCGTCTTTATGAGTTGCTTTATCTGGCTTGGAAAAAAAGCCGCGGCCATTTGTTCGAGGATCAGGGCGCCAATCTGCTGGAGGACTATCTGTTGGCACTCTCGGGCAAGCCCCGGACCGCGCGGACTGATCTGGCCCTGGCCTACGCCGGTGGGTTCGGCTGCCGCGCCAAGGGAGCGGCGATCCTTGCGGGCATGTTGCGTGAACATCTGGGCGTGCCGGTGCGCGTCAAGGAGTTCGTGCCCTGCTGGGTGGAGGTGGGTCCGGTGTCCGTTCTCGGGCGCACCGGCATGATCCTGGGCGAGGATGTGGCGCTTGGACAGCGCGTCCTGGATGTCGGGCGCAAGATCAACATTGAACTCGGCCTGATGTCCGAAGCGCGAACGCTGGAGTTTTTCCCCGGTCGCGGCGGCGCGAGGGAGCTCAGGGACCTCATCGAGGGTTATCTGGAGCCGACTCTTGAATACGATGTGATTTTTTTGGTGGAGCCGACGCATTGCATGCGGCGCCTGGGCCGCGATGACATCCATCTGGGCTGGACGAGCGGCCTGGGTGAATCGGCTAAGAAGCCGCGCCGCATACGTTTGGCGGGCCGTGCTTATGGAAGGATGATGACGGATGGACAACCGACAACTGCGCGTATTGCTTGA
- a CDS encoding type II toxin-antitoxin system VapB family antitoxin translates to MRTTLNIDDALLEKASSLTGITEKTSLVRL, encoded by the coding sequence ATGAGGACGACCTTGAATATTGATGATGCGTTGTTGGAAAAAGCGTCGAGTTTGACCGGGATCACGGAAAAAACTTCCCTGGTCAGGCTTG
- a CDS encoding type VI secretion system Vgr family protein, translated as MNLISAASDALTQSASTAQFFFRVQGVPDGTLTVKSFSGADHGLSQDYRFEISLLADHLPIQMPHPGVKGTLDLRWGVQTLSIHGVLSEFDYNGAAVGGHEYLAVLRSPLHPLKFSRDNRVFLNTTAPQLIDEVLEGCGFASADYELELHGDYPLREFVVQYDESDWDFLLRICAHDGIYFRYAQDEDRVRVIFHDRGEDLPAAICGELLYEAYSGTRRSRETVFALRSRARLLTERVELKDYNDQTPEASLVAFASGSSGAGRDYRYGEHFRDLDEGRNLARVRQQQLDCLRESLVAETDCRALSPGDILSIVGHPDVLQNGDYLIVEVEHEGDQRAGFAFGESAKGMTYRNKLLLIRAGVPFRPPLPAARRLHGLLTARIETSGGDYAHLDEQGRYRLRTDFDLGEAAPGEASHPVRMVQPYTGRDYGFHFPLHAGTEVVISCVNGDLDRPVILGALPNPDTPTPVTSANRTQNILRTWGGNELLMDDRDGKEKTELFTRERKNILSLDADRDGHRVRLATEEGEMEVYAAKTMLLESGDSQFVEVGQDQIVTVENAQRLMTRRGEIEQQAATDIRMKAGENILMQTDQQDIDVRSGRDLIAEVGRNLSMEVRGDNFNLQVVQGKISISAARAITLMGQGGGAIRIGQSGGGIEITPGGDVIISGGSVEVNGGMISLKGGKIGSN; from the coding sequence ATGAATCTTATCTCAGCCGCAAGCGACGCCCTGACTCAATCCGCCAGCACGGCGCAATTCTTTTTTCGTGTGCAGGGTGTACCTGACGGCACGCTGACCGTGAAAAGTTTCAGCGGGGCGGATCATGGCCTGTCGCAGGATTACCGATTTGAAATCAGCCTGTTGGCGGATCATCTGCCCATCCAAATGCCGCATCCGGGTGTCAAGGGAACTCTCGATCTGCGCTGGGGCGTCCAGACCCTGAGCATCCACGGTGTTCTCAGCGAGTTCGACTATAACGGAGCCGCGGTCGGCGGGCATGAATATCTGGCGGTGTTGCGCTCGCCTCTGCATCCCCTCAAATTTTCCCGCGACAACCGGGTGTTTCTCAACACCACCGCGCCGCAACTCATCGACGAGGTCCTGGAAGGTTGCGGCTTCGCTTCGGCGGATTATGAACTGGAACTGCACGGCGATTATCCTCTGCGCGAATTCGTGGTGCAGTACGACGAAAGCGACTGGGATTTTCTCCTGCGCATCTGCGCCCATGACGGCATTTATTTTCGCTATGCCCAGGATGAGGACAGAGTCCGGGTGATTTTTCATGACCGGGGCGAGGATCTGCCCGCGGCAATCTGCGGCGAGTTGTTGTATGAGGCATACAGCGGCACGCGGCGTTCCCGCGAGACGGTATTCGCCCTGCGCTCGCGCGCGCGGCTTTTGACCGAACGGGTGGAACTCAAGGATTACAACGATCAGACCCCCGAAGCCTCGCTGGTCGCCTTTGCTTCCGGCAGCAGCGGGGCAGGGCGTGACTATCGCTACGGCGAGCATTTCCGCGATCTCGACGAGGGGCGCAATCTGGCCCGCGTTCGTCAACAGCAGCTCGATTGCCTGCGCGAATCCCTGGTCGCCGAAACCGATTGCCGCGCCCTGTCCCCCGGAGACATCCTCTCCATCGTCGGCCATCCCGACGTGCTGCAAAACGGTGACTATCTCATCGTCGAGGTCGAGCATGAAGGCGATCAGCGCGCCGGTTTTGCCTTCGGCGAATCCGCCAAGGGGATGACCTACCGCAACAAGTTGCTGCTGATCCGCGCCGGCGTGCCCTTTCGCCCGCCGCTGCCCGCCGCGCGGCGCCTGCACGGGCTGTTGACCGCGCGCATCGAAACCAGCGGCGGCGACTACGCCCATCTCGACGAGCAGGGTCGCTATCGTCTGCGCACCGATTTTGATCTCGGCGAGGCCGCGCCCGGCGAGGCCAGCCACCCGGTGCGCATGGTGCAGCCCTATACCGGTCGGGATTACGGTTTTCACTTCCCCCTGCACGCCGGCACCGAGGTGGTGATCTCGTGTGTCAACGGCGATCTCGATCGCCCGGTGATTCTCGGCGCCCTGCCCAATCCCGACACGCCCACGCCGGTGACCAGCGCCAACCGCACGCAGAACATTCTGCGCACCTGGGGCGGCAACGAGCTGCTCATGGATGATCGCGACGGCAAGGAGAAAACCGAACTCTTCACCCGCGAGCGCAAGAACATCCTGAGCCTCGATGCCGACCGCGACGGGCACCGGGTGCGCCTGGCGACCGAAGAGGGCGAGATGGAGGTCTATGCGGCCAAAACGATGCTGCTCGAATCGGGTGACAGCCAGTTTGTCGAGGTGGGCCAGGACCAGATCGTCACCGTGGAAAACGCCCAGCGCCTCATGACCCGCAGGGGCGAGATCGAACAGCAGGCCGCCACGGATATCCGCATGAAGGCCGGCGAGAACATCCTCATGCAGACCGACCAGCAGGATATCGACGTGCGCAGCGGCCGCGATCTCATCGCCGAGGTCGGGCGCAACCTGTCCATGGAGGTGCGCGGCGACAACTTCAATCTTCAGGTCGTTCAGGGCAAGATCAGCATCAGCGCGGCGCGTGCCATCACCCTGATGGGGCAGGGCGGCGGCGCCATCCGTATCGGCCAGAGCGGCGGCGGCATCGAAATCACCCCGGGCGGCGACGTGATCATCAGCGGCGGCAGCGTCGAGGTCAACGGCGGCATGATCAGCCTCAAGGGTGGCAAGATCGGCAGCAATTAA
- the tssH gene encoding type VI secretion system ATPase TssH, with translation MDNRQLRVLLERLNDHCVAALEDAAAFAATRGHAEVSVEHLALKLLERGGGDFDRILHHFGVDLDSLWQALLAALARRPAGPAGKPLFGAALQHWLERAWLAASLHYGAKQIRSAALLDALVSLAPSLSAEIFALVDVVSLERLRKDFARICAGSVEEQPLLVAPDRVETGGPPVVAGGKKNASSALERFTLDITARAATGEIDPVLGRSREIRLMLDILARRRKNNPIVVGEPGVGKTAVVEGLALRIAAGEVPESLRKVRLLALDLGLLQAGAGVKGEFEKRLKSVIDEVKAAPEPIILFIDEAHTLIGAGGEAGLGDAANLFKPALARGELRTIAATTWSEYKKYFERDAALARRFQLVKVDEPGEQAAIAMLSGLRDLYQKHHGILITDDAVAAAVRLSARYITGRQLPDKAIDLIDTAAARLCMAQAAVPAEIDADREHAAYLHGRLNALAAEEAQGLPRNDALLNSLRAELDATQARLQQAEQQWLSEDELIRQVRSQREELPKNSEKACGKVVSLRRAANQTLTRLKEIQGESPMLQAEVNGEAIAAVVADWTGVPVGRMLRDELGALLRFEEALATRVIGQDAALTAIGETIRSAKAGLRNPEAPLGVFLLAGPSGVGKTETARALAEQLFGGERFLVTINMSEYQEAHTVSQLKGSPPGYVGYGEGGILTEAVRQRPYAVILLDEVEKAHPDVMSLFYQVFDRGFMRDGEGREIDFKNSVILMTTNLGAEEINSLCRPAEFTGEEGAEAAGPTHGALVEAIRPALTRHFAPALVARMQVVPFRPLDTATLHNIVALKLDEAAQRLRAAHGIEMRCAPEVLPYLGERCLQPESGARFINALLEQRLLPGIARSLLGYMAADDMPDILTLDIDAQGELACVFADRVGGEEEIFTAESAEDTEKALEGVQNI, from the coding sequence ATGGACAACCGACAACTGCGCGTATTGCTTGAACGGCTCAATGATCATTGCGTCGCGGCCTTGGAAGATGCCGCGGCATTTGCCGCCACCCGCGGCCATGCCGAGGTGAGCGTCGAACACCTGGCGCTCAAGCTGCTGGAGCGGGGCGGGGGCGATTTCGACCGCATCCTGCATCATTTCGGTGTCGACCTCGACAGTCTGTGGCAGGCGCTGCTCGCGGCCCTCGCCCGGCGCCCCGCCGGACCAGCGGGCAAGCCGCTGTTCGGCGCGGCTCTGCAGCACTGGCTCGAGCGCGCCTGGCTGGCGGCCTCGCTGCATTACGGCGCCAAGCAAATCCGCTCGGCAGCCCTGCTCGATGCGTTGGTGAGTCTGGCGCCGTCCTTGTCGGCCGAAATATTTGCCTTGGTCGACGTTGTGTCCTTGGAGCGACTGCGCAAGGATTTCGCCCGCATCTGCGCCGGCTCCGTGGAGGAGCAACCTCTGCTTGTCGCGCCAGACAGGGTAGAGACCGGCGGACCACCCGTTGTCGCCGGCGGCAAAAAGAATGCGTCCTCGGCTCTGGAACGCTTCACCCTGGACATCACTGCGCGCGCCGCTACCGGCGAGATCGACCCGGTGCTTGGGCGCAGCCGCGAAATTCGCCTGATGCTCGACATCCTCGCGCGGCGCCGCAAGAACAACCCCATCGTCGTCGGCGAACCGGGGGTGGGCAAGACCGCCGTTGTGGAAGGGCTGGCCCTGCGCATCGCGGCAGGCGAGGTGCCCGAGAGCCTGCGCAAGGTGCGACTGCTCGCATTGGATTTGGGTCTGTTGCAGGCCGGAGCCGGGGTCAAGGGGGAATTTGAAAAACGCCTGAAGTCGGTGATCGATGAGGTCAAGGCCGCGCCCGAGCCGATCATTTTGTTCATCGATGAGGCACACACCCTCATCGGCGCGGGTGGCGAAGCGGGTCTGGGCGATGCCGCCAATCTCTTCAAACCGGCCCTGGCGCGCGGCGAGTTGCGCACCATCGCCGCCACCACCTGGAGCGAGTACAAGAAATATTTCGAGCGCGACGCCGCCCTGGCCCGCCGCTTTCAACTGGTCAAGGTCGATGAGCCCGGTGAGCAGGCGGCCATCGCCATGCTCAGCGGGCTGCGCGATCTTTATCAGAAGCACCACGGCATACTCATCACCGATGATGCGGTGGCCGCCGCCGTGCGTCTCTCCGCACGCTACATTACCGGCCGTCAATTGCCCGACAAGGCGATTGATCTCATCGATACGGCCGCGGCGCGCCTGTGCATGGCGCAAGCCGCGGTGCCCGCCGAGATCGACGCCGACCGCGAGCACGCCGCCTATCTGCACGGTCGTCTGAATGCCCTGGCGGCGGAAGAAGCCCAGGGTTTGCCGCGCAACGACGCTCTGCTCAACAGCCTGCGCGCGGAGTTGGACGCAACCCAGGCACGTCTGCAACAGGCCGAGCAGCAGTGGCTCAGCGAAGACGAACTCATTCGCCAAGTTCGCAGTCAGCGTGAAGAACTGCCGAAAAACAGCGAAAAGGCCTGCGGTAAAGTGGTGTCCTTGCGGCGCGCCGCCAACCAGACCCTGACCCGGCTCAAGGAGATCCAGGGTGAAAGTCCCATGCTGCAGGCCGAGGTCAACGGCGAGGCGATCGCCGCGGTGGTGGCCGACTGGACCGGGGTGCCCGTGGGACGCATGCTGCGCGACGAACTCGGCGCCCTGCTGAGGTTCGAAGAGGCCCTGGCGACCCGGGTCATCGGGCAGGACGCGGCGCTGACCGCCATCGGCGAGACCATCCGCAGCGCCAAGGCCGGCTTGCGCAACCCCGAAGCGCCCCTCGGCGTGTTTCTGCTGGCCGGACCCAGCGGCGTGGGCAAGACCGAAACCGCCCGTGCCCTGGCCGAACAGCTGTTCGGCGGCGAGCGGTTTCTTGTGACCATCAACATGAGCGAGTATCAGGAAGCGCACACCGTTTCACAGCTCAAGGGCTCGCCACCCGGCTACGTCGGCTACGGCGAAGGCGGCATCCTCACCGAAGCCGTGCGCCAGCGCCCCTACGCGGTGATTCTTCTCGACGAGGTGGAAAAAGCGCACCCCGACGTCATGAGTCTCTTTTATCAGGTGTTCGATCGGGGATTCATGCGCGACGGCGAAGGACGCGAAATCGATTTCAAGAACAGCGTCATTCTCATGACCACCAATCTCGGTGCCGAGGAGATTAACAGCCTCTGCCGGCCCGCCGAATTCACAGGCGAGGAAGGCGCTGAGGCGGCCGGCCCGACGCATGGTGCGCTGGTCGAGGCCATTCGCCCGGCCCTGACCCGGCATTTCGCTCCGGCGCTGGTGGCGCGCATGCAGGTCGTGCCCTTTCGCCCCCTGGATACGGCGACGCTGCACAACATCGTCGCCCTCAAGCTCGATGAGGCGGCACAGCGCCTGCGTGCGGCCCACGGCATCGAAATGCGCTGCGCGCCCGAGGTGCTGCCCTATCTCGGCGAGCGCTGCCTGCAACCCGAAAGCGGTGCGCGCTTCATCAACGCGCTGCTCGAACAGCGCCTGCTGCCCGGCATCGCCCGCAGCTTGCTGGGCTACATGGCCGCTGACGACATGCCTGACATCCTCACCCTGGACATTGACGCGCAAGGCGAGTTGGCGTGCGTGTTTGCCGATCGGGTTGGTGGGGAGGAGGAGATTTTTACCGCAGAGAGCGCCGAGGACACAGAGAAGGCTCTTGAAGGCGTTCAAAACATTTAA
- a CDS encoding PAAR-like domain-containing protein, which translates to MVSSGNSPSRSGGNVLINGRTAVHAGSGGTLTTVDVCRTKVGKSIVNIPYTNVARSSDAAQTAATVFINGHPVCHQKSIFALSCGDEPGDRLGVVSNTIKGKAEFITASPNVFIEGVPAVRQGDLMVSNNRNTAPMPLMQPGAAPSVSLEKLLEASREVSEKPFKLVVERAGASASLRGTLIAKSDGQIHEIPLGSTACDRSHCCDLVLDNLSEGRYQLVLHYADSRHGAYQIPLAEEVATVAKDQQCAQWDHVLIPVIPRTFLTAETDRLETSYPRCDLQTRTGWIYVYRDGRLWRELQVLPEGGVKDVNLTFEKGRNKRDATAGGDYLIALPYKINGKTPLIEMCYAEVQWDWARIDALGGMADDDPRQNYGVRVPRGQDGATAAQLRKARMQRIDLSEYPHFTRTDGPVGAADEFHVALRKRRHLRTWHDSGLPVVYLHDPIGIAKSLASELFACKQRYLNGRNQAAEAAGDKYVMAEMIFQMGLTSPKAAGLVAMDELRDLLKWDRQIDHLHALEQAAVALGKYITQAPQPGVPDVHVAMKDYDEHANAETLLRGQLLSSELVGHLVYGEGRQYLSKSLDHKDHFLVGALNPSATKLKALAKDAGKIAEFIENLAAGTQADSRLREQVLSFLAKIVEQISDGELTLVSGRFDIAPVLAGTAAAGVKGGYLSSSFSALVRGRFDVTQWVVIKKGAAAQAEMTLGRSVDWLQKNHPLIKLNAVRLFAVLEVINLGHAVREFSKTNSGKEFVRGLGSFFALVSLGFTYLKDVKQIGAGWDNKELPKWQQHSLKMKRIVVASGAHGAGFIGNVIIVALAWNEAWAEYKKGNIGGAVAASVAALGATIMAASTTLGGVVEMNTLGARGFQGARAAKAAEFGRAKISFSRLQLSRVGAGSIAGIACILLGGLAMFLFSRTPLENFLARGPFGRDKDKRYNGSSEFESWRDDAIAEATLFNILFSPRLEPICRRLNRNQAMVEMRIHLPIVIEGKTRIDYELYGLNPRQFRRPAEKQLIAPSEEGTLTQNQDGTFTLTICYYPEDSVFFFEAHTLVDLHGDGSRVHPVKIENAAIAGHAPVVVQFPDAVLS; encoded by the coding sequence ATGGTATCGAGCGGCAATTCCCCTTCCCGCAGTGGCGGTAACGTCCTCATCAACGGCCGCACCGCCGTGCACGCGGGCAGCGGCGGCACTCTGACCACCGTCGATGTGTGCCGCACCAAGGTTGGTAAAAGCATCGTCAATATCCCCTACACCAACGTCGCGCGCAGCAGCGATGCTGCGCAAACCGCCGCCACCGTGTTCATCAACGGCCATCCCGTGTGCCATCAGAAAAGCATTTTTGCGCTAAGCTGCGGCGATGAGCCCGGCGATCGTCTGGGTGTGGTGTCCAACACCATCAAGGGCAAGGCCGAATTCATCACCGCCTCGCCCAACGTGTTCATCGAGGGCGTGCCCGCCGTACGCCAGGGCGATCTGATGGTGTCCAACAACCGCAACACCGCACCCATGCCCCTCATGCAACCCGGCGCCGCGCCATCCGTCTCCCTGGAGAAACTGCTTGAGGCAAGCCGCGAAGTTTCGGAAAAGCCCTTCAAACTCGTCGTGGAGAGAGCCGGGGCAAGTGCCTCCCTGAGAGGCACCCTGATCGCCAAAAGCGATGGGCAGATCCATGAAATCCCCCTGGGCTCCACCGCCTGCGATCGTAGCCATTGCTGCGATCTGGTGCTCGACAATCTGAGCGAGGGCCGCTACCAGTTGGTCCTGCATTATGCCGACAGCCGTCACGGTGCCTATCAGATTCCCCTGGCCGAGGAGGTCGCCACCGTCGCCAAGGATCAGCAATGCGCCCAGTGGGATCATGTGCTGATTCCCGTGATCCCGCGCACCTTCCTCACCGCCGAGACCGATCGGCTTGAGACCTCCTATCCACGCTGCGACCTCCAGACCCGCACCGGCTGGATCTACGTCTACCGCGACGGGCGGCTGTGGCGCGAGTTGCAGGTGCTGCCCGAGGGCGGCGTCAAGGACGTCAATCTCACCTTTGAGAAGGGCCGCAACAAGCGCGACGCCACCGCGGGCGGCGACTATCTCATCGCCTTGCCCTACAAGATCAACGGAAAAACGCCGCTCATCGAGATGTGCTACGCGGAAGTCCAATGGGACTGGGCGCGCATCGACGCCTTAGGGGGCATGGCCGATGACGATCCGCGCCAGAATTACGGAGTCCGGGTGCCGAGAGGCCAGGATGGGGCTACTGCCGCACAACTACGCAAAGCGCGCATGCAGCGCATCGATCTGTCCGAGTACCCCCATTTCACTCGAACCGACGGCCCCGTCGGCGCCGCCGACGAATTCCATGTGGCCTTGCGCAAGCGCCGCCACCTGCGCACCTGGCACGACAGCGGCCTGCCGGTGGTGTATCTGCACGATCCCATCGGGATCGCCAAATCCCTGGCGAGCGAACTCTTTGCATGCAAGCAGCGCTACCTCAACGGCAGAAACCAGGCTGCCGAGGCGGCAGGCGACAAGTACGTCATGGCTGAGATGATTTTCCAGATGGGGCTAACTTCCCCGAAGGCCGCAGGGCTCGTCGCCATGGACGAATTGCGCGATCTGCTCAAATGGGATCGGCAGATCGACCATCTTCACGCCTTGGAACAAGCCGCCGTCGCCTTGGGCAAATACATCACCCAGGCGCCGCAGCCCGGAGTACCCGACGTCCATGTCGCCATGAAGGACTACGACGAGCATGCCAATGCTGAAACCCTTCTTCGGGGGCAGCTGCTTTCCAGCGAGTTGGTCGGCCATCTGGTCTATGGCGAGGGGCGACAGTATCTCAGCAAAAGCCTGGATCACAAGGACCACTTTCTGGTGGGGGCCTTGAATCCCTCCGCAACAAAACTCAAGGCTCTCGCCAAGGATGCCGGTAAGATCGCCGAGTTCATCGAAAATCTGGCTGCCGGCACTCAGGCCGATTCGCGGTTGCGCGAACAGGTGTTGTCTTTTCTCGCGAAGATTGTGGAGCAGATCTCCGATGGCGAGCTCACCCTCGTTTCCGGGCGCTTCGACATCGCCCCGGTGCTGGCGGGAACCGCAGCCGCCGGCGTCAAGGGGGGATACCTGAGCAGCAGTTTTTCAGCGCTGGTGCGCGGTCGATTCGATGTGACCCAATGGGTGGTGATCAAGAAAGGAGCGGCCGCCCAGGCGGAGATGACTCTGGGGCGTTCGGTGGACTGGCTGCAGAAAAACCATCCGTTGATCAAACTCAATGCCGTCCGCCTGTTCGCCGTGCTGGAGGTGATCAATCTTGGGCATGCGGTGAGGGAGTTTAGTAAAACAAACTCAGGAAAGGAGTTTGTCAGGGGGCTCGGCAGTTTTTTCGCCCTCGTCAGTCTCGGTTTCACCTATCTCAAGGACGTCAAACAGATCGGGGCGGGATGGGACAACAAGGAGTTACCGAAATGGCAGCAGCATAGTCTGAAAATGAAAAGAATTGTCGTCGCAAGCGGCGCCCACGGCGCCGGATTCATCGGCAACGTGATCATCGTTGCCTTGGCTTGGAACGAAGCCTGGGCCGAATACAAGAAGGGGAACATCGGCGGGGCGGTGGCCGCTTCCGTTGCCGCACTGGGGGCAACCATCATGGCCGCCTCCACCACCCTGGGCGGGGTCGTCGAAATGAACACGCTCGGCGCCAGGGGCTTCCAGGGGGCGCGGGCGGCCAAAGCCGCCGAGTTCGGCCGGGCGAAGATTTCTTTTTCCCGCCTCCAGCTGAGTCGCGTCGGAGCGGGGAGCATTGCCGGGATCGCCTGCATCCTGCTGGGTGGGCTGGCGATGTTTCTTTTCAGTCGCACCCCTCTTGAAAATTTTCTCGCCCGCGGCCCCTTCGGCAGGGACAAAGACAAACGCTATAATGGCTCTTCCGAATTCGAGAGCTGGCGGGACGACGCCATCGCCGAGGCGACCCTGTTCAACATTCTCTTCAGTCCGCGCCTGGAGCCCATCTGCCGCAGACTGAACCGAAACCAAGCCATGGTCGAAATGCGGATCCATCTCCCCATCGTGATCGAAGGCAAAACTCGTATCGACTACGAACTCTACGGCCTCAACCCCCGGCAGTTTCGACGCCCTGCCGAAAAACAGCTCATCGCACCGAGCGAGGAGGGGACGTTGACCCAGAACCAGGACGGCACCTTTACCCTGACGATTTGTTACTACCCAGAAGATAGTGTCTTCTTCTTTGAAGCCCACACCCTTGTCGATCTCCACGGCGACGGCAGCCGGGTGCATCCCGTCAAGATCGAAAACGCAGCCATCGCCGGTCACGCGCCGGTCGTGGTGCAATTTCCCGACGCGGTGCTGTCATGA